In Gracilimonas sp., a single window of DNA contains:
- a CDS encoding ABC transporter ATP-binding protein, which produces MSEQPVIQITNLTKVYQMGQTEVHALAGVSFDIKENEYIAIMGPSGSGKSTLMNMIGCLDTPTSGEYVLNNNKVSQMDDAELAEVRNREIGFVFQTFNLLPRTSCLGNAELPLIYAGMKSAERKKRATEVLTKVGLGDRVDHKPNELSGGQRQRVAIARALVNNPSILLADEPTGNLDTKTGEEIMLLFEELYQQGNTIIVVTHEQEIADHARRIIRLRDGLIETDDIVDSPVLANHKIDN; this is translated from the coding sequence ATGTCTGAACAACCGGTTATACAGATCACAAATTTAACCAAAGTATACCAAATGGGGCAAACAGAAGTACACGCTCTTGCAGGGGTAAGCTTTGATATAAAAGAAAATGAATACATTGCCATTATGGGGCCATCCGGTTCCGGTAAGTCTACCCTGATGAATATGATTGGCTGCCTGGATACCCCAACATCCGGAGAATATGTCCTTAATAACAACAAAGTAAGCCAAATGGATGATGCAGAACTGGCTGAAGTTCGTAACCGGGAAATCGGTTTCGTGTTTCAGACTTTTAACTTGTTGCCAAGAACATCATGCCTGGGAAATGCTGAACTTCCGTTGATTTATGCAGGAATGAAATCGGCAGAACGCAAAAAACGAGCAACTGAAGTATTAACAAAAGTTGGGCTTGGGGATCGGGTAGACCACAAGCCAAATGAGCTTTCAGGCGGTCAGCGCCAGCGTGTAGCCATTGCGCGGGCATTAGTGAATAATCCCTCTATTTTACTTGCCGATGAGCCTACGGGTAACCTGGATACCAAAACAGGGGAAGAGATTATGTTATTGTTCGAAGAGCTTTATCAACAGGGTAATACCATAATTGTGGTAACTCACGAGCAGGAAATTGCCGATCATGCACGGCGTATCATTCGACTGAGAGATGGACTGATTGAAACCGATGATATAGTGGATTCTCCGGTTTTAGCTAACCATAAGATTGATAATTAG